A genome region from Anaerobacillus alkaliphilus includes the following:
- a CDS encoding tetratricopeptide repeat protein, producing the protein MISKFKESLASLNKIIYFDERQFLREKSSSPEKLKQYIHEGTLLLDSNINEEERYFLYGVLGNLHRINGQPKDALDYLTMCLNYAEKKEDHAKVIVSTIRLGEAQKYNGDHLNALELFNHALEKCNSHNEGRYIDFVLQHKGKCLMELSKLKEAENCFLEALNVRLKKNDHELLASTQKALDLVQSLIRKAQT; encoded by the coding sequence ATGATATCTAAATTTAAGGAAAGTCTTGCTTCATTAAACAAGATCATTTACTTTGATGAACGTCAGTTTCTTCGTGAAAAGTCAAGTAGTCCAGAGAAATTAAAACAATATATACATGAAGGAACACTGCTTTTAGATTCCAACATAAATGAGGAAGAGAGATATTTCCTCTACGGAGTATTGGGGAATTTACACAGAATTAATGGTCAACCAAAAGATGCATTAGATTATTTAACGATGTGTCTAAACTATGCTGAAAAAAAGGAAGACCACGCAAAAGTAATAGTATCAACTATACGTCTTGGAGAAGCACAAAAATATAATGGAGATCATCTAAATGCTCTAGAATTGTTTAACCACGCTTTAGAGAAGTGCAACAGCCATAACGAAGGAAGATACATTGACTTTGTTCTTCAACATAAAGGGAAGTGTCTAATGGAATTATCCAAACTTAAAGAAGCAGAAAATTGTTTTTTGGAAGCTCTAAACGTAAGGTTGAAGAAAAATGATCATGAATTACTAGCTTCTACACAAAAAGCATTAGATTTAGTTCAGAGTCTCATCCGTAAAGCACAAACTTAA
- a CDS encoding sigma-70 family RNA polymerase sigma factor → MDLEDKVLRAKQGDEEAFFSLIQERKEMLYKMAFLYVKNEQDALDIVGDTVFKAINSIRNLKSPQYFQTWLMRILINCALAYVKKQKKIVPFHEELTEKVEVLLPKEDYMDLYDAIDRLPYKYRTVVILKYFNDLTVTQISQVLESPTGTIKSLLHRAIQELRMNLTFEEEAK, encoded by the coding sequence ATGGATTTAGAAGATAAAGTACTTAGAGCAAAGCAGGGCGACGAAGAAGCTTTCTTCAGCCTGATTCAAGAAAGAAAAGAAATGTTGTACAAAATGGCCTTTCTATATGTAAAGAATGAACAAGATGCACTTGATATTGTCGGTGATACGGTATTCAAAGCGATTAACTCTATAAGAAACCTAAAGTCTCCACAATATTTTCAGACATGGCTAATGAGAATTTTAATAAATTGTGCCTTGGCCTATGTGAAAAAGCAGAAAAAGATTGTGCCGTTTCATGAGGAATTAACCGAGAAGGTAGAAGTTCTATTGCCAAAGGAAGATTATATGGATTTATATGATGCTATTGATAGACTTCCTTACAAATATCGAACAGTTGTAATATTGAAATATTTTAATGATCTTACAGTTACTCAGATTTCTCAGGTACTAGAGTCGCCAACAGGAACGATTAAATCATTATTACACAGAGCTATTCAAGAATTGAGAATGAACTTAACCTTTGAGGAGGAAGCAAAATGA